A region of Longimicrobium sp. DNA encodes the following proteins:
- a CDS encoding methyltransferase domain-containing protein, giving the protein MPASQDRWWEGYFDETFIDLYRDFLTPERTAREVAGIREMVPLEPGAEILDVACGWGRHSVALAEAGFRVTGMDLSEPLLRRARARADQARVAVDWLRGDMREIPFRGRFHAVLSLFSSLGYFLSDEEDLRVLRGAHDALRPGGFFVLETMHRDHAVGGYTERDWWEAEDGTTVWVEREFDAVDGVSREWTRWRRGGKSGEKFHELRIRSATEWSVLLRAAGLTPVEWYGDWELAPFVHTSEDLICIARR; this is encoded by the coding sequence GTGCCGGCTAGCCAGGACCGCTGGTGGGAGGGGTACTTCGACGAGACCTTCATCGACCTGTACCGCGACTTCCTCACCCCCGAGCGCACCGCCCGCGAGGTCGCCGGCATCCGCGAGATGGTGCCGCTGGAGCCCGGCGCCGAGATCCTGGACGTGGCGTGCGGATGGGGCCGCCACTCCGTCGCCCTGGCCGAGGCGGGGTTCCGCGTCACGGGGATGGACCTCTCCGAGCCGCTCCTTCGCCGCGCCCGCGCCCGCGCCGATCAGGCCCGCGTCGCGGTCGACTGGCTGCGCGGCGACATGCGCGAGATCCCCTTCCGCGGACGCTTCCACGCTGTCCTTTCCCTCTTCTCCTCCCTGGGCTACTTCCTCTCCGACGAGGAGGACCTGCGCGTCCTACGCGGCGCGCACGATGCGCTGCGCCCGGGCGGCTTCTTCGTGCTGGAGACGATGCACCGCGACCACGCCGTTGGCGGCTACACGGAGCGCGACTGGTGGGAAGCGGAGGACGGCACCACCGTCTGGGTAGAGCGCGAGTTCGACGCCGTCGACGGGGTGAGCCGCGAGTGGACGCGCTGGCGCCGGGGTGGAAAATCGGGCGAGAAGTTCCACGAGCTCCGCATTCGCAGCGCCACCGAATGGTCGGTCCTCCTCCGCGCCGCCGGCCTCACCCCCGTCGAGTGGTACGGAGACTGGGAGCTGGCGCCGTTCGTCCATACGAGCGAGGATCTGATCTGCATTGCGCGCCGGTAA